The genomic segment GATTACGCCACCTCTGCCCGGCTCCTGCTGCAGTACCTCGACAGCCGCATGCTTCCCGGCTATGCAGCGCTGGAAAACGGCCGGGTCACCGGATACGCCTTCTGCGTCTATGAGGAAACCAAGGCCGTCATCGGCGATGTCTTCGCCGTCGATGGCGAACCCGGCTATGGCGCGAAACCGGTTCCGCCACAGACCGCCGCGGAGATCGAGCACCGGCTCCTCACCCACCTATTCGAAACGCTGCAGCACTCGCCGCAGGTGGATCGCATCGAGTCGCAGCTGCTGCTCCACCCCTCCGGGGACCACGCAGACGTCTTTCGCGAGGCGGAATTCACGCTCTACCGGCGCCTGTTCATGGTGCAGGATCTGTCCGCTGCGCACATTGAGCGGAGGCGCGAGGCTCAACCTGACCTCGAGATCCGCCCCTGGCGCGACGACGACCTCAGCCCCGCCGGCCGACTCATCTCGGAGGCTTACGCCGACCACCCGGACAGCCTGATCAACGACCAGTACCGCTCCTCGCACGGCTCCATGCGGTTTCTGCACAACATCGTCCGCTACTCGGGTTGCGGAACGTTCGCGCCGCAGGTTTCCTTCGTGATCTGCGACAGGCACACCCGGGAAATGGTGGCCCTGGTGCTGGGCTCACGCGTCAGCGCCGACAGCGGCCACATCACGCAACTCTGCGTGAAGCCCCGCTATCGACGTCGCGGCCTCGCCCGCACCCTGCTTACCCTGGCGTCCTCGGGCTTCTCGCGCCTCGACATGAGAGAGGTTTCCCTCACCGTGACCGAGGCGAACCAGCGCGCCATCGAGCTCTACAAGTCAGAGGGATACACCTGCCGGCACATGTTCGACGCGGCAGTGTGGCAGCGGCCGCGGATGGCGTGAGATATGCCCGTTCCGCGATCGAAAGATTATTTCTGGCGCAAAGACTTCTTCGAAACGCTGAAGGCGGTTGCCGAGCGGGCTCAGCAGGTTCCCGACTGGGCCGAGTACGGCGAATTCTGCCTCGAATATGAACGCGGTTTACGTTCCAGTGCCTTCTCTATCCTGAATCGATTTCTGAAGAGGTTCGAACAGAGGCCGTTCCAGGACCGCAAGGGGTTCGTATCCTGGTTACTAAACATCGTGGAAAATGCACCTGGACGTCACATGCTCATTCCCCACCCTCTCCAGCGGCGGCTCATTGAACCGACTTTGCTCGAATGGACACTGGCTGATCCGGCTAGTGCGGAACCGCACCGTTGGCTCGGCACTCGTGATGATCTGGAGAAAGCGGTTGCAGTCGATCCGCTCGATCAGATCGCAATCCGACGGCTCCTGCGGATCATCCTCGGTGGCGTGGATTACGCAGTGCATGAATTGCCGACGGGTTACCTTGGCAACCCTGATCAGGATTTGATCGCGCTCGAGCGCTCCGAGAAGTTGATCAATCGGCTGATAGACCCAGCCGAAAAACAGGCGCTTCTAGCTGAGGTCGAGGAACTGCGAGCAGCAGTTCTGGGATTTCTAAATCGGTAGGCTATCGCGCGATCAAAAACATCAGCCAGCTCAACACAATCGCCGCGCCTACGAACATCACGAAGCAGTACGCCCCATAGCGCACCATCCGTTGCGGCGTGTCGCGCATGGTGATGCCGAAGACGATGGAGACAAACAGGGCGAACAGCAGCACAGCCGAGAAATGAGAAGGATGCATTAGAGCGGCTTCCTCCCGGTGCGCAGATTGTGCGCGTCAATGGCTGCAATCACGTTCAGCAACCCAGCCACCACGATAAAGGCGCGGCCGTAGTCACCGGTGGTCACCTGCACCTGGTCCGCGCCCAGGTTCAGTGCCCGCCCCAACACATAGAGCAGCCCGTTGCCGAGGTCTCCCACCAGTCCGAGCACGTCGAGGATGTCATGGGCGCTCGAGTAGATCTTGCCCTGCATCGCAATTCCCAGCACGAACATGCCGATGATGGAGAACGCCAGCAGTGCGCCGCGTCCCCACTTGCGCAGCAAAAAGTGCCCTGCGCCGGGCACCAGCCATCCGGCAATCAGTGGCAGGTAGACGAAGCCGCCCTGCGCATTTCTGGGCGCGGCGGCGCTTGCCGGGGCAATCCTGTTGGGAGGTGTGGCCATTCCTTTCTGACTATAACGTACCGAGATGGCTGGAAGTTCCCCGCGCGGACCAGGGTTTTGGCGATCAGTGGCTTAGAGTGGTTTGCACATTTCGGGAAAGGCTCAAAGCCTTTACATTTCTTCACAATGCGCGGGAGGCAAATATTGCGTCGTATGCCCCTTCCTGAACGTCTCTACGAAGGAGGGAAACTTCCCCATCGTGAAGTCGTTCTGTGTCTTCCTGCGACTTCGACTACCATAGTAGATTCACTCGGTTAAATGACCGCGGCGGGTTTGCCGGCGGGTCAGAGTGGTACTGCCGGGCCGGCCCACGCGGGTTAATTTGCTGAGACGACGCTGCGCAGCCCTGTCCCAGCCGGCCCTGCTCTGGAGCGAGAACCAGCCCTATGATGTGGATTGTCCGGCTTGCGCTGCGACGGCCTTATACCTTTGTCGTCTTTGCGTTTTTGATTTTGATTGTTGGCGTCTTCAGCATCGAGTCGATGCCGACCGATATCTTTCCGAATATCAATATCCCGATCGTCACCGTGGTGTGGAGCTTCAACGGCCTCTCCGCCGAGCAGATGGCCAACCGCATCGTCTCCAGCAGCGAGCGCGGCATGACCACCACCGTCAACGACATTGAGCACATTGAGTCGAACTCGCTCAACGGCATCGCCGTCATCAAGGTCTTCTTCCAGCCGCACGTCAACGTGGCCAACGCCGTCGCCCAGGTCACGTCCATCAGCCAGGTGATGTTGCGCCAGCTTCCGCCAGGGACCAACCCGCCCTTCATCATCCAGTACAACGCCTCGAGCGTGCCCGTGCTTCAGCTCGGGCTTTCCGGCGAGGGCCTCGACGAGCAGCGCCTCTTCGACACTGGCCAAAACACGATTCGTACCCAGCTCGCCACCGTGGAGGGCGCCCAGACCCCTTACCCCTATGGCGGCAAGCAGCGCCAGATCCAGGTCGATCTCGACCTCAACGCCCTGCAGGCCAAGGGGCTTTCGCCATCCGACGTGGTCAACGCTATCAACGCGCAGAACGTCATCGCACCCGCCGGAACCATGAAGATCGATCGCTTCGAATACGCGATCGAGACCAACTCCACGCCGGAGGTAGTCGCACATCTCAATCAACTGCCCATCAAGGCAGTGAACGGCGCGATCATCTACATCCGCGACGTTGCGCATGTGCGTGACGGCAGTCCACCGCAGACCAACATTGTCCGCGTAGATGGCCGCCGCGCCATCCTGATGAGCATCCTGAAGGTTGGTTCCTCCTCCACGCTCGAGATCATCGATGGAGTGCGCTCGAAGATCGAAGGCATAAAAGGTCAGCTTCCGGAACAGTTGAAGATCTCCACGCTCAGCGATCAGGGGATCTTCGTGCGCGGCGCCATCGAGGGTGTGGTGCGCGAAGGGATCATCGCCGCCTGCCTCACGGGCGTCATGATCCTGGTCTTCCTCGGCAGCTGGCGCTCCACGCTGATCATCGCGGTTTCGATTCCGCTGTCGATCCTCTGTTCGCTCGCATGCCTTGCGGCCCTCGGCGAAACCATCAACATCATGACGCTCGGCGGACTCGCACTGGCCGTCGGCATCCTCGTCGACGACGCCACCGTCGAAATCGAGAACATCAACCGAAACCTCGAAGCCGGCAAGGAAATCGAGCAAGCCATCCTGGACGGCGCCGCACAGATCGCCACACCGGCGCTCGTCTCCACACTCGCGATCTGCATCGTCTTCGTGCCGATGTTCTTCCTCAGCGGCGTGTCGAAGTACTTGTTCGTACCCATGGCTGAAGCCGTCGTATTCGCCATGCTCGCCAGCTATCTTCTTTCGCGCACCGTGGTGCCAACGATGGCGCGCTACCTGCTCCACGAGCATGACGACGCCGAATCGGCCCGCAAGCAAGCCAGCCGCAATCCCTTCACACGCTTTCAGCTTGCCTTTGAAGAGCGCTTCGAAAAAATCCGCATCGGCTACCTGCGTTTTCTCACTCTCGCCGTCCATCACGCCGGAATCTTCCTCGTACTCTTCGTGATCTTCGCGATCGCTTCGGTCGGCATTCTCACGCCGTTCCTCGGCCAGGACTTCTTTCCCACCGTTGACTCCGGCAGCTTCAAGATTCACGTCCGCGCACACACCGGCACGCGCATCGAAGAGACCGCCGCACTCTGCGATCACATCGACGCAACGATCCGGCAGAACATTCCCTCGGACGAGATCGTCAACATCGTCGACAACATCGGCCTGCCCTACTCCGGCCTGAACCTGTCCTACTCGACCTCGGCGCCCGTTGGCCCCGCCGACGCCGACATCCAGGTGCAGCTCACCGAGAAGCACCACCCCACCGATAATTACGTCGAGAATCTCCGCACGCTTTTGGCCAACGACTATCCGGGCGTCACGTTCTATGTGCTCCCCGTCGACATCGTCACGCAGATCCTCAACTTCGGTCTCGCCGCGCCTATTGATATTCAGATCATTGGGCCGAGGCTATGGGAAAACCGCGCGCTGGCCGAGCGCATGCTCAACGAAATCCGCTACGTGCCCGGCGCTGCCGACGCGCGCATTCAGCAGCCGTTCGATTATCCGAAGATGACGGTGGACGTCGATCGCACCCGCGCTGAGTCTGTAGGCCTCACGCAGCGCGATGTCGCGCAGAGCATCCTGATCTCACTCAGCGGCAGCTTCCAGACCGCGCCGAATTTCTACCTCGACCCGCGCAACGGTGTTAGCTACAACATCGCCACGCAAAGCCCGCAATACCGCCTCGACAGCATGGCCAAGCTGCAGAGCCTGCCGATCTCCGGGAGCGCCACGGCGCAAATCAACCCCACAGTCATCGGCGCCGGGGGCAGCCCGACGAGCGCGGCCTCCATCACTGCGCCGGGAACAACGCGTCCCGTGCAGGTGCTCGGCAACCTGGCCAGCATCCAGCCCGGCGCGGAGATCGGCGAAGTCAGCCACTACGACGTGCAGCCCGTCATCGACATCTTCACCAACGTGCGCGGAACCGATCTCGGCACTGTTACGCGCGAAATGCAGCGGATCGTCAACGAACACAAGAAGGAGCTGCCGCGCGGCTCGCAGTTCATCCTGCGCGGCCAGAGCGAGACCATGTACAAGTCCTACATCGGCCTGCTCGGCGGCCTCGCGATGTCTATCCTGCTCGTGTATCTGCTCATCGTGGTCAACTTCCAGTCGTGGCTCGATCCATTTCTGATCATCTCGGCATTGCCCGCGGCGCTGGCTGGAATCGTGTGGTTCCTCTTCCTCACCGACACGCGGCTCAGCGTGCCTGCGCTCACCGGCGCCATCATGTGCATGGGCGTGGCCACCGCCAACTCGATTCTTGTCGTGAGCTTTGCCCGCGAGCAACTTGAAGCACTGGTCGGCGATGCGCAGAAAGCCGCGCTGAATGCGGGTTTCGTCCGCTTCCGCCCCGTGCTCATGACCGCGCTCGCCATGATCATCGGCATGGTGCCCATGGCGCTCGGCCTTGGCGAAGGGGGCGAACAGAATGCGCCTCTCGGCCGCGCCGTTATCGGAGGCCTGCTGCTCGCAACCACTGCAACGCTGTTCTTTGTTCCTGTGTTCTTTTCTGTCGTTCACGGTTGGCTCGAACGTCGCCGCACGCGAACGGTTGCCACGGTAGGCGCCACCCTCGACGAGTTCGACCAGTAAGTCGAGTTTGACCCCGTAAGTCGAGTTCGACCAGTAATCGGAGTAGCTTTTTATGACGAACGAACATCCCTCTCAACCGCAGCCCGCGCCGCGCAACGCGCACCAGGACAATCACGAGTCCGCGCCTGACCATCCGCCCGCGTCGAAGCGCGGCACGTCGGTCGCGCTGGTCATCGTGGCCATCGCCATCACCGTTTACGCGATCTTCGGCATTCTCAAGCGCCGGCAAAACGACGAAGTCCTGGCGCGAACTACGCAGGAGAACGCCGCGCCCACCGTCATTGCGCTGGCAGCCAAACCCGGCGCCGCGGTCAGCACCATCACGCTCCCCGGAAACGTAACTGCGTTCACGGATGCTCCGCTCTACGCGCGTACCAACGGCTACCTCGTCCGCTGGTATTACGACATCGGCGCGAAGGTGAAGAAGGGCGCGCTGCTCGCCGAGATCGCCGCGCCTGAAGTCGATCAGCAGGTCGCGCAGGCTCAGGCTGACCTGGCCACCGCCGAAGCCAACGCCGGCAACGCGAAAAACCAGGCCGAGCGCTACAAGGGCCTCGTCGGCTCCGACGCAGTCTCGAAGCAGGACACCGAAACCTTCGTCACGCAGGCCGCGTCCACCTCTGCCGTAGTCAAGTCCGCGCAGGCCAATGTCGCGCGTCTCCAGCAGTTGCAGGGATTTGAAAAGATCTACGCCCCATTCGACGGCACCGTCACCGCCCGCGGCGTCGATACGGGCCAGCTCATCAGTGAGGGATCGGCCAGCGAGCTGTTCCACATGCAGGCGCTGCAAACGCTTCGCGTCTACACCAACATCCCCGAGATCTACGCCTCCTCTGTGAAGCGTGGCGAGAAGATCGACCTCACCTTCCCGCAGTATCCCGGCCGCGTCTTCCAGGGCACGCTCGTGCGCACAGCCGACGCTATTGATCCCTCCAACCGCACGCTGCTCGTCGAAGTCGACATCGACAACCGCAAGGGCGAGCTGATGCCCGGCTCGCTCGCGCAGGTACAGTTCAAAACGCCCTCC from the Occallatibacter riparius genome contains:
- a CDS encoding GNAT family N-acetyltransferase, translated to MTSGVSLEILDLRHFSASLLRPLLESEGEVWRVRLNWDYATSARLLLQYLDSRMLPGYAALENGRVTGYAFCVYEETKAVIGDVFAVDGEPGYGAKPVPPQTAAEIEHRLLTHLFETLQHSPQVDRIESQLLLHPSGDHADVFREAEFTLYRRLFMVQDLSAAHIERRREAQPDLEIRPWRDDDLSPAGRLISEAYADHPDSLINDQYRSSHGSMRFLHNIVRYSGCGTFAPQVSFVICDRHTREMVALVLGSRVSADSGHITQLCVKPRYRRRGLARTLLTLASSGFSRLDMREVSLTVTEANQRAIELYKSEGYTCRHMFDAAVWQRPRMA
- a CDS encoding DUF6677 family protein produces the protein MATPPNRIAPASAAAPRNAQGGFVYLPLIAGWLVPGAGHFLLRKWGRGALLAFSIIGMFVLGIAMQGKIYSSAHDILDVLGLVGDLGNGLLYVLGRALNLGADQVQVTTGDYGRAFIVVAGLLNVIAAIDAHNLRTGRKPL
- a CDS encoding efflux RND transporter permease subunit, whose protein sequence is MWIVRLALRRPYTFVVFAFLILIVGVFSIESMPTDIFPNINIPIVTVVWSFNGLSAEQMANRIVSSSERGMTTTVNDIEHIESNSLNGIAVIKVFFQPHVNVANAVAQVTSISQVMLRQLPPGTNPPFIIQYNASSVPVLQLGLSGEGLDEQRLFDTGQNTIRTQLATVEGAQTPYPYGGKQRQIQVDLDLNALQAKGLSPSDVVNAINAQNVIAPAGTMKIDRFEYAIETNSTPEVVAHLNQLPIKAVNGAIIYIRDVAHVRDGSPPQTNIVRVDGRRAILMSILKVGSSSTLEIIDGVRSKIEGIKGQLPEQLKISTLSDQGIFVRGAIEGVVREGIIAACLTGVMILVFLGSWRSTLIIAVSIPLSILCSLACLAALGETINIMTLGGLALAVGILVDDATVEIENINRNLEAGKEIEQAILDGAAQIATPALVSTLAICIVFVPMFFLSGVSKYLFVPMAEAVVFAMLASYLLSRTVVPTMARYLLHEHDDAESARKQASRNPFTRFQLAFEERFEKIRIGYLRFLTLAVHHAGIFLVLFVIFAIASVGILTPFLGQDFFPTVDSGSFKIHVRAHTGTRIEETAALCDHIDATIRQNIPSDEIVNIVDNIGLPYSGLNLSYSTSAPVGPADADIQVQLTEKHHPTDNYVENLRTLLANDYPGVTFYVLPVDIVTQILNFGLAAPIDIQIIGPRLWENRALAERMLNEIRYVPGAADARIQQPFDYPKMTVDVDRTRAESVGLTQRDVAQSILISLSGSFQTAPNFYLDPRNGVSYNIATQSPQYRLDSMAKLQSLPISGSATAQINPTVIGAGGSPTSAASITAPGTTRPVQVLGNLASIQPGAEIGEVSHYDVQPVIDIFTNVRGTDLGTVTREMQRIVNEHKKELPRGSQFILRGQSETMYKSYIGLLGGLAMSILLVYLLIVVNFQSWLDPFLIISALPAALAGIVWFLFLTDTRLSVPALTGAIMCMGVATANSILVVSFAREQLEALVGDAQKAALNAGFVRFRPVLMTALAMIIGMVPMALGLGEGGEQNAPLGRAVIGGLLLATTATLFFVPVFFSVVHGWLERRRTRTVATVGATLDEFDQ
- a CDS encoding efflux RND transporter periplasmic adaptor subunit is translated as MTNEHPSQPQPAPRNAHQDNHESAPDHPPASKRGTSVALVIVAIAITVYAIFGILKRRQNDEVLARTTQENAAPTVIALAAKPGAAVSTITLPGNVTAFTDAPLYARTNGYLVRWYYDIGAKVKKGALLAEIAAPEVDQQVAQAQADLATAEANAGNAKNQAERYKGLVGSDAVSKQDTETFVTQAASTSAVVKSAQANVARLQQLQGFEKIYAPFDGTVTARGVDTGQLISEGSASELFHMQALQTLRVYTNIPEIYASSVKRGEKIDLTFPQYPGRVFQGTLVRTADAIDPSNRTLLVEVDIDNRKGELMPGSLAQVQFKTPSIGQTFIVPASALIFRREGMRVGTVTDQNGATIAHLVPVTIGIDDGATVQIITGLNSGDRIIQDPPDSLIEGQKVRVETPNSQNESQNTSRPQPRHDQDAQKPNGGQ